A genomic region of Chryseobacterium sp. KACC 21268 contains the following coding sequences:
- a CDS encoding SusD/RagB family nutrient-binding outer membrane lipoprotein, giving the protein MKKIFNILTIGVLAAISLTSCERDLTSLNENPKQPEVLPSQNLLAMGQQQFFYYTFTPSVNFNNFRFFTQQWTETTYTDETNYNLVTRTQPRNNWNRMYVYSLNNFETAKKNLVEEGGTAVVKRNKLATLEISQIAVWETLVDTYGDVPYSEALKASESNFAPKYDDAKAIYTDLLARITAVVATIDENQEGYAVGDLVYGGDMTKWKHLANSVKLRLALNLADTDAATAKAAAESAIASGVISSEAESFSLTFDGGTYTNPVFDDLVASGRNDFIPTNLVVNKMNTKNDPRRATWFTTVGGNYVGGVFGTLNTYANFSHMSDFFLGRDADANLLSYTEVLFLKAEAAQRGYSVGGTAATFFAEAIAASMAENGVSAADTATYIAANPYNAANWKQSIGEEAWIALFNRGFAAWNFTRRLDISGFVLPPNNQLEGLPVRMPYSDQEYVLNRTNVEAAASKIGGDKATTKIFWDVN; this is encoded by the coding sequence ATGAAAAAGATATTTAATATACTTACAATAGGTGTTTTAGCAGCAATTAGCTTAACATCTTGTGAGAGAGATCTTACCTCTCTTAACGAAAACCCGAAGCAGCCGGAAGTTTTACCTTCGCAAAACTTATTGGCTATGGGTCAGCAGCAGTTCTTTTATTATACTTTTACACCTAGTGTAAACTTTAATAATTTTAGATTTTTCACACAACAGTGGACTGAGACTACCTATACAGACGAAACCAATTACAACCTTGTAACGAGAACTCAACCTCGTAACAACTGGAACAGAATGTATGTTTACTCTTTGAACAACTTCGAAACAGCAAAGAAAAACCTTGTTGAAGAAGGAGGTACTGCGGTAGTTAAAAGAAATAAATTAGCTACTTTGGAAATTTCTCAAATTGCAGTATGGGAAACTCTTGTTGATACGTACGGTGATGTCCCTTACTCTGAAGCTTTAAAAGCATCAGAAAGTAATTTCGCTCCAAAGTATGATGATGCTAAGGCAATTTATACAGATTTATTAGCTAGAATTACTGCTGTTGTTGCTACTATTGATGAAAACCAAGAAGGCTATGCTGTTGGTGATCTTGTTTACGGTGGTGATATGACAAAATGGAAACATCTTGCAAACTCTGTGAAGCTTAGATTGGCACTTAATCTTGCCGATACTGATGCTGCAACTGCTAAAGCAGCTGCTGAATCTGCTATCGCAAGTGGAGTTATCTCTTCTGAAGCAGAATCTTTTTCACTTACTTTTGACGGTGGAACTTATACCAACCCTGTGTTTGATGATCTTGTAGCTTCTGGTAGAAATGATTTTATTCCTACAAACTTAGTAGTTAATAAAATGAATACTAAAAATGATCCAAGAAGAGCTACTTGGTTTACTACCGTTGGTGGTAACTATGTAGGTGGAGTATTCGGAACATTGAATACTTACGCTAACTTCTCTCATATGAGTGATTTCTTCCTTGGAAGAGATGCTGATGCTAACTTACTTAGTTATACAGAAGTTCTTTTCTTAAAAGCTGAGGCTGCACAAAGAGGATATTCTGTTGGTGGTACTGCTGCAACTTTCTTTGCTGAAGCAATTGCTGCTTCTATGGCTGAGAACGGAGTGTCTGCTGCTGATACAGCTACATATATTGCTGCTAATCCTTACAACGCTGCAAACTGGAAACAATCAATTGGCGAAGAGGCTTGGATTGCTCTTTTCAACAGAGGTTTTGCAGCTTGGAACTTTACAAGAAGATTAGATATCTCAGGATTTGTATTGCCACCTAACAACCAGTTAGAAGGACTTCCTGTGAGAATGCCTTATTCTGACCAAGAGTATGTACTGAACAGAACTAATGTAGAGGCTGCTGCTTCCAAAATTGGAGGAGATAAAGCGACTACTAAAATTTTCTGGGACGTAAACTAA
- the ffh gene encoding signal recognition particle protein, which produces MFNSLQDKLDKALHNISGRGKISEINVAETVKEIRRALVDADVNYKVAKDLTKRVQDKALGQNVLTSLTPGQLMTKIVHDELVDLMGGSQEGINLSGKPSVILIAGLQGSGKTTFSGKLANYLKQKRSKKPLLVACDVYRPAAIDQLKVLGGQINVEVYTELENKNPTSIASNAINYAKSNGFDTVIVDTAGRLAIDEQMMIEIKSVHSTIQPNETLFVVDSMTGQDAVNTAKAFNDTLNFDGVVLTKLDGDTRGGAALTIRSVVEKPIKFISTGEKMEALDLFYPERMADRILGMGDVVSLVERAQEQFDEEEAKKLHKKIAKNEFGFDDFLKQINQIKKMGNMKDLMGMIPGVGKAIKDVDINDDAFKHIEAIIHSMTPDERRRPSIINVSRKQRIAKGAGRKLEDVNALMKQFDQMGKMMKMMQGPQGKQMMQMMSKMPNMPGMGGGLFGK; this is translated from the coding sequence ATGTTCAACAGTTTACAAGATAAGCTAGATAAGGCGCTTCATAATATTTCCGGCCGCGGAAAGATCTCTGAGATCAACGTTGCAGAAACTGTAAAAGAAATCCGACGTGCACTCGTAGATGCCGATGTGAACTACAAAGTTGCAAAGGACCTGACGAAACGCGTGCAAGATAAAGCGCTGGGACAAAACGTCCTGACGTCTCTTACGCCGGGACAATTGATGACGAAGATCGTTCACGACGAGTTGGTGGATCTGATGGGTGGAAGTCAAGAAGGAATCAACCTTTCTGGGAAACCAAGCGTTATTTTGATTGCTGGACTTCAAGGTTCTGGAAAAACGACGTTCTCTGGAAAATTGGCGAATTATTTGAAACAAAAACGAAGCAAAAAACCACTTTTGGTAGCTTGTGATGTTTACAGACCTGCCGCAATCGACCAGTTGAAAGTTCTTGGTGGACAGATCAATGTTGAAGTTTACACAGAACTTGAAAATAAAAATCCAACTTCTATCGCATCCAACGCCATCAACTATGCAAAATCGAATGGTTTTGATACGGTGATCGTGGATACCGCGGGACGTTTGGCAATTGACGAGCAGATGATGATCGAGATCAAGTCTGTTCACAGCACAATTCAGCCGAATGAGACTTTATTTGTTGTAGATTCTATGACAGGTCAGGATGCGGTGAATACGGCGAAAGCATTTAACGATACACTAAACTTTGACGGTGTTGTCCTTACGAAATTGGATGGTGATACGCGAGGTGGAGCCGCTTTGACAATCCGCTCTGTTGTAGAGAAGCCAATCAAATTCATCTCAACAGGAGAAAAAATGGAAGCCTTGGATCTTTTTTACCCGGAAAGAATGGCGGACAGAATTCTTGGAATGGGAGATGTTGTTTCCTTGGTGGAAAGAGCTCAAGAGCAATTTGATGAAGAGGAAGCGAAAAAACTTCATAAGAAGATTGCCAAGAATGAATTTGGTTTTGATGATTTCTTGAAGCAGATCAATCAGATCAAGAAGATGGGTAATATGAAGGACCTAATGGGAATGATCCCAGGTGTTGGAAAAGCCATCAAAGATGTGGACATCAATGACGATGCTTTCAAACACATCGAAGCGATCATCCACTCTATGACGCCAGATGAGAGAAGAAGACCTTCTATCATTAATGTTTCAAGAAAACAGAGAATTGCTAAAGGTGCTGGAAGAAAATTGGAAGATGTGAACGCCTTGATGAAGCAGTTTGACCAAATGGGAAAAATGATGAAGATGATGCAAGGTCCACAAGGTAAGCAAATGATGCAGATGATGAGCAAAATGCCGAATATGCCAGGAATGGGCGGTGGATTGTTTGGGAAATAG
- the atpA gene encoding F0F1 ATP synthase subunit alpha, giving the protein MAEINPAEVSAILKQQLANFDTQSNVEEVGTVLTIGDGIARVYGLENVQYGELVRFQAGVEGIVLNLEEDNVGVALLGESKLVKEGDTVKRTNRISSIKVGEGMLGRVVDTLGNPIDGKGPIQGELYEMPLERKAPGVIFRQPVTEPLQTGIVAIDSMIPVGRGQRELIIGDRQTGKTVVAIDTIINQKEFYDAGQPVYCIYVAIGQKASTVAQIVKTLEDKGALAYTVIVAANASDPVPMQVYSAMAGASIGEYFRDTGRAALIVYDDLSKQAVAYRELSLLLRRPPGREAYPGDVFYLHSRLLERAAKVIADDTIASQMNDLPESLRPIVKGGGSLTALPIIETQAGDVSAYIPTNVISITDGQIFLETDLFNSGVRPAINVGISVSRVGGNAQIKSMKKVSGTLKLDQAQYKELEAFAKFGSDLDAATMAVISKGERNVELLKQPVNSPLPVENQVAMIYAGTENLLRNIPIKKVKEFQVEYVDFLKNKHPEVMAALKSGKIDDQLTGVLKQVATELSAKYN; this is encoded by the coding sequence ATGGCAGAAATAAATCCGGCAGAAGTATCAGCGATACTGAAGCAGCAATTAGCAAATTTCGATACTCAATCTAACGTAGAAGAAGTTGGAACTGTATTAACCATCGGTGATGGTATTGCCCGTGTTTACGGTTTGGAAAATGTGCAGTACGGAGAATTGGTAAGATTCCAAGCTGGTGTAGAAGGTATCGTACTTAACCTTGAAGAAGATAACGTTGGGGTTGCACTTCTTGGTGAATCCAAATTGGTAAAAGAAGGTGATACTGTAAAAAGAACAAACAGAATCTCTTCCATCAAAGTTGGTGAAGGAATGCTTGGTAGAGTTGTAGACACTCTAGGTAATCCTATCGATGGAAAAGGACCTATCCAAGGAGAACTTTACGAAATGCCATTGGAAAGAAAAGCGCCGGGAGTTATCTTCCGTCAGCCGGTAACAGAGCCACTTCAAACTGGTATCGTTGCTATCGACTCTATGATCCCTGTAGGAAGAGGACAAAGAGAGTTGATCATTGGTGATAGACAAACAGGTAAGACAGTTGTGGCTATCGATACCATTATCAATCAAAAAGAATTTTATGATGCTGGGCAACCAGTATATTGTATATATGTTGCAATTGGGCAAAAAGCTTCAACTGTAGCACAAATCGTTAAGACGTTAGAGGACAAAGGTGCTTTGGCTTACACGGTGATCGTTGCGGCTAACGCTTCTGACCCGGTTCCAATGCAGGTTTATTCTGCAATGGCTGGTGCATCTATCGGTGAGTATTTCAGAGATACTGGTCGTGCCGCTTTGATCGTTTATGATGATCTTTCAAAACAAGCGGTTGCTTACCGTGAGCTTTCTCTACTATTGAGAAGACCACCGGGACGTGAGGCTTATCCAGGTGACGTTTTCTACCTTCACTCCAGACTATTGGAAAGAGCAGCAAAAGTAATTGCTGATGACACGATCGCTTCTCAAATGAACGATTTGCCAGAATCTCTAAGACCGATCGTAAAAGGTGGCGGATCTTTGACAGCACTTCCAATTATCGAAACTCAGGCTGGTGACGTTTCTGCTTATATCCCAACAAACGTAATCTCTATTACAGATGGTCAGATTTTCTTGGAGACAGATCTTTTCAACTCAGGAGTTCGTCCGGCGATCAACGTTGGTATCTCTGTATCCAGAGTTGGTGGTAATGCACAGATCAAATCAATGAAAAAAGTTTCTGGTACATTAAAACTTGACCAGGCTCAATATAAAGAATTGGAAGCGTTTGCTAAATTCGGTTCTGATTTGGATGCTGCTACAATGGCAGTGATCTCAAAAGGAGAAAGAAACGTGGAGCTTTTGAAGCAACCGGTGAACTCTCCACTTCCGGTAGAAAACCAAGTAGCGATGATCTACGCAGGAACTGAGAATCTATTGAGAAATATCCCTATCAAGAAGGTGAAAGAATTCCAGGTAGAATATGTGGATTTCTTGAAAAACAAACATCCAGAAGTAATGGCAGCTCTTAAATCCGGAAAAATTGATGATCAATTGACTGGCGTTTTGAAGCAAGTAGCGACAGAACTTTCTGCGAAATACAACTAA
- the atpE gene encoding ATP synthase F0 subunit C, with translation MEIPKIIGSGLIVIGVGIGLGKIGAAALEAIARQPEQSGKIQTAMLIAAALVEGVAFAALFAS, from the coding sequence ATGGAAATTCCTAAAATTATTGGTAGCGGACTTATCGTTATTGGTGTAGGTATCGGTCTTGGAAAAATCGGTGCGGCTGCTCTTGAAGCAATCGCTAGACAACCAGAGCAATCTGGAAAGATCCAAACTGCGATGCTTATTGCTGCTGCATTGGTAGAAGGTGTTGCTTTTGCTGCGTTGTTCGCATCATAA
- a CDS encoding AtpZ/AtpI family protein: MEDKQNNPSGALRKYGKYSSVVFQMLFIIGISFWGGHQLDLYFETGSNVLVLVIGLSGLCLSLYTTLKRLEILNKEEENAKQK, translated from the coding sequence TTGGAAGACAAACAAAACAATCCTTCAGGTGCATTGCGGAAATATGGGAAATATTCTTCCGTGGTTTTCCAGATGCTGTTCATCATCGGGATCTCATTTTGGGGCGGACATCAGTTGGATCTTTACTTCGAAACCGGCTCCAATGTCTTGGTTTTGGTGATTGGACTCAGCGGACTTTGTCTTTCACTATACACAACGCTTAAACGTCTCGAAATTTTAAATAAAGAAGAAGAAAATGCAAAACAAAAGTAA
- a CDS encoding T9SS type B sorting domain-containing protein: MQLFGQLDLEHWFPPYFRTSPNDISVVDIYLSTDKENEFPVKIFNNNIEIDVVNISKSKPVVYTLSSSSMLEASTVLRVMSPSSMGIHLSGEKSFYASLRIAGCRSGCKSEIMASKGKSALGKEFFVVMDQIILYGNNPKGMNYQTSVMATEDNTHIKLLGYNSNLVFINGDKSDELNITLNKDQSYIIVAQKEDNPNPPVILDDWDPNFIGAKITSDKPVVINNGNFISQNIGEVSGNINMDQNVPTDKIGREYFLVNGMTISEKGMEKSLIVATKNNTKIYFNDETMPAITLNEGEHYIGPYNKYRFLAGNQPTFTNPEPRVIPTKGMFIRSSEPIYLYQMIGGYDFFLRGPGRDLTFDSSAMTFSYPLDKEYYPKPQQGLENIITIPSSNKIGNFTGQSKLSIKTPVSANVKVNGVTMSNPSPMVGKSGWGYYTLVPISGDLQIQSDQSLNVDLVGGFQYTGYASSYTGFSNDPYILVNGNCIQEGVFLKLSNTSFLSFQWQLNGVDIFGATSFEYQPTLEGNYQCVVTYLGFSFTTTPVFIPNCPYNVYEVNIGSVCHTFEIEPKFTMPGYVFSKLEILTQPNNGSAEIKDRKVIVKMNDTFAGADRLIYKLTATDGYYEVYKANFNVLPNPIADVKSELQPKSYLDDTYYFDLYTAINNENNETFDFYPTLADAEKEQNQLKDPLSNFSEPLNEIYVRVTNQQGCYIIKKVVLVRPTVVPESVTLPNAFSPNNDGFNDVWDYSLLNVFQDIDLKIYDRYGKLLFTHTKDYFWNGKVNNILMPSDSYWVVYSYTSKGTRVSNKTMWLLLKSR, from the coding sequence TTGCAGTTATTTGGGCAGTTAGATTTAGAACATTGGTTTCCGCCATACTTTAGAACTTCTCCTAATGATATTTCTGTGGTTGATATTTATTTGTCAACTGATAAAGAAAATGAGTTTCCTGTGAAAATCTTCAACAACAATATAGAAATAGATGTTGTAAACATATCCAAAAGCAAACCTGTAGTTTATACTTTATCTTCGTCTTCTATGTTGGAAGCATCGACAGTATTGAGAGTAATGTCACCATCATCTATGGGGATACATCTCTCTGGTGAAAAAAGTTTTTATGCCAGCCTCCGGATTGCGGGGTGTAGATCAGGCTGTAAAAGTGAGATCATGGCTTCTAAAGGTAAAAGTGCTTTAGGTAAGGAATTCTTCGTTGTGATGGACCAAATTATTCTTTATGGAAATAATCCGAAGGGAATGAACTATCAAACCTCCGTAATGGCAACAGAAGATAATACACATATAAAATTATTGGGCTATAACTCCAATCTAGTTTTCATCAATGGTGATAAAAGTGATGAATTAAATATTACACTCAATAAAGATCAATCCTACATCATAGTTGCGCAGAAAGAGGATAATCCAAACCCTCCTGTGATATTAGATGATTGGGATCCTAATTTTATTGGAGCAAAGATCACTTCAGATAAACCAGTTGTAATCAATAATGGTAATTTTATTAGTCAGAATATTGGTGAAGTCAGCGGAAATATTAATATGGATCAGAATGTTCCGACTGATAAAATCGGGAGAGAATATTTCCTTGTAAATGGAATGACCATTTCAGAAAAAGGAATGGAAAAATCTCTAATTGTCGCAACTAAAAATAATACAAAGATCTACTTCAATGATGAGACTATGCCGGCAATTACCTTGAATGAAGGCGAACATTACATAGGACCCTATAATAAATACCGTTTTTTAGCAGGTAACCAGCCGACTTTTACAAATCCAGAGCCTAGAGTAATCCCTACGAAGGGAATGTTCATCAGATCGTCTGAACCCATCTATCTTTATCAGATGATTGGAGGTTACGATTTTTTCCTTAGAGGTCCTGGTAGGGATTTGACATTTGACAGCAGTGCAATGACGTTTTCATATCCTTTGGATAAAGAATACTACCCAAAACCACAGCAGGGTCTTGAGAATATTATTACGATTCCCTCATCCAACAAGATTGGAAACTTTACTGGTCAATCAAAATTGTCAATTAAAACACCTGTTTCTGCAAATGTAAAAGTGAATGGAGTGACAATGTCAAACCCATCTCCAATGGTTGGTAAATCTGGCTGGGGATATTATACATTGGTACCGATTTCTGGTGATTTACAAATACAATCAGATCAGAGTTTAAATGTTGATCTTGTAGGCGGATTCCAATACACTGGCTACGCTAGCAGCTATACAGGTTTTTCTAATGACCCATATATTTTAGTTAATGGAAACTGCATCCAAGAAGGTGTTTTTCTGAAATTGAGCAATACCTCTTTTCTAAGTTTTCAATGGCAACTTAATGGCGTTGATATTTTTGGTGCTACAAGTTTTGAATATCAACCAACTTTAGAAGGGAATTATCAATGTGTGGTCACATATCTTGGATTCAGCTTTACCACAACACCGGTTTTTATTCCGAATTGTCCATATAATGTTTATGAAGTTAACATTGGAAGTGTTTGTCATACTTTCGAGATTGAACCCAAATTTACAATGCCTGGCTACGTTTTTTCTAAATTAGAAATTCTGACACAACCAAACAACGGTAGTGCAGAAATCAAGGACAGAAAAGTAATTGTAAAAATGAATGATACTTTTGCAGGTGCAGATAGATTAATCTACAAGTTAACAGCGACTGATGGATATTATGAGGTTTATAAAGCCAATTTCAATGTGCTTCCGAATCCAATCGCAGATGTTAAATCCGAACTTCAGCCAAAATCTTATTTAGATGACACTTATTATTTTGATTTGTACACAGCAATCAATAATGAAAATAATGAAACATTCGATTTTTATCCAACATTAGCCGATGCGGAAAAAGAACAGAATCAACTGAAAGATCCTTTGTCCAATTTCTCAGAACCACTTAATGAGATTTATGTAAGAGTTACAAATCAGCAAGGTTGTTACATCATCAAAAAAGTTGTTCTTGTAAGGCCTACTGTCGTGCCGGAGTCAGTGACATTGCCAAATGCCTTTTCACCAAATAACGATGGTTTCAATGATGTTTGGGATTATTCCTTGCTCAATGTATTTCAGGATATCGATCTCAAGATATATGACAGATATGGCAAATTGCTTTTCACTCACACAAAAGATTATTTTTGGAATGGAAAAGTCAATAATATATTGATGCCTTCAGACTCGTATTGGGTCGTCTATTCCTACACAAGCAAAGGGACAAGGGTTTCCAATAAAACAATGTGGCTACTTCTTAAAAGTAGATAA
- a CDS encoding F0F1 ATP synthase subunit B, whose amino-acid sequence MMELLHQFSSGLFIIQTIIFLILLFVLGKFAWKPILKSIDERETSIIDALNQAKLAKQEMAQLKEDNERILREARAERDGILKEARDMKDKIVNQAKDSAKVEGEKMIEAARQSIQTEKNAAMADIKTQIGTLSVSIAENILKEKLDNDGAQNALVENILNKSNLN is encoded by the coding sequence ATAATGGAATTACTTCATCAGTTTTCATCAGGATTATTTATCATTCAGACGATCATTTTCTTGATCTTACTTTTTGTATTAGGAAAGTTTGCCTGGAAACCAATTCTTAAATCAATAGACGAGAGAGAAACATCTATTATCGATGCTCTTAATCAAGCTAAATTGGCTAAACAAGAAATGGCACAGTTGAAAGAAGATAACGAAAGAATCCTTCGTGAGGCTAGAGCTGAAAGAGATGGTATCTTGAAAGAAGCTAGAGATATGAAAGATAAGATCGTAAATCAAGCTAAGGACAGCGCTAAAGTTGAAGGCGAAAAAATGATCGAAGCAGCTAGACAATCTATCCAGACTGAGAAAAATGCTGCTATGGCAGACATCAAAACTCAGATCGGAACTTTGTCTGTAAGCATCGCTGAAAATATCCTTAAAGAGAAATTGGACAACGATGGCGCGCAGAACGCTTTGGTAGAAAATATTCTTAACAAATCTAACCTTAACTAA
- the atpB gene encoding F0F1 ATP synthase subunit A, with amino-acid sequence MLKKTAILFYSLFTFTTAFAQHETAENQHGKPVAETSELSGKEERTREVKEFVDHHILDAHDVALMVKDGHHIGFPLPIIIYDEGFHTFMSNTKGVDGHEFIHGSPVESDGKFYTLNHEKIYRTDSKGTLTLDKDHHPTEKRVLDLSITKSVLTLIFVAVLLIVVFGGMARSYKKSLVPSGAAKFLEPLIIFIRDDIAIPNIGHKYKRFMGYLLTVFFFILLLNVLGLMPFGINVTGNIAITFSLAIITYLITTFSGSKDYWKHIFWMPGVPVPMKFIMMPIEILGTLTKPFALMIRLFANMTAGHIVVMTLIGSIYIFENWIAGVAFPFLTFVIYLLEVLVAFLQAYVFTMLSALFIGMAVEEHEHDHAH; translated from the coding sequence ATGTTAAAGAAAACGGCAATTTTATTTTACAGTTTATTCACGTTTACAACAGCTTTCGCACAGCACGAAACCGCTGAAAATCAACATGGTAAACCTGTAGCTGAAACTTCTGAACTTTCTGGAAAAGAAGAGAGAACTCGAGAGGTTAAAGAATTCGTAGACCATCATATTTTGGATGCTCACGATGTTGCCTTAATGGTTAAAGACGGTCATCACATTGGTTTTCCTTTGCCAATTATCATTTACGATGAAGGTTTCCATACTTTTATGAGTAATACGAAAGGCGTAGATGGCCACGAGTTTATCCACGGTTCTCCAGTAGAAAGTGATGGTAAATTCTACACGCTCAACCACGAAAAAATTTACAGAACAGACTCCAAAGGAACTTTGACTTTAGATAAAGATCATCATCCAACTGAAAAGAGAGTTTTGGATTTGTCAATTACAAAGAGTGTTTTAACTCTTATTTTTGTTGCAGTTTTATTAATTGTGGTTTTTGGCGGAATGGCTAGATCGTACAAGAAATCTTTGGTGCCTTCTGGTGCTGCAAAATTTCTTGAGCCACTGATTATTTTCATTAGAGATGATATTGCGATTCCAAACATTGGTCATAAGTACAAGAGATTTATGGGTTACCTGTTAACTGTATTTTTCTTTATCTTGTTGTTAAATGTTTTAGGTTTAATGCCTTTCGGAATCAACGTGACTGGTAACATTGCAATTACTTTTTCTTTGGCTATCATTACTTATTTGATCACCACTTTCTCAGGGTCTAAAGATTACTGGAAGCATATCTTCTGGATGCCAGGTGTTCCTGTACCGATGAAGTTTATTATGATGCCGATTGAGATATTGGGAACTTTGACCAAGCCGTTTGCATTGATGATTCGTCTTTTTGCTAATATGACAGCAGGTCACATCGTTGTAATGACGTTGATCGGGTCAATCTATATCTTCGAAAACTGGATTGCAGGAGTAGCGTTTCCTTTCTTGACTTTCGTAATTTATTTGCTAGAGGTGTTGGTTGCATTCTTACAGGCTTATGTATTTACAATGCTTTCGGCTTTGTTTATCGGAATGGCAGTAGAAGAACATGAGCATGATCACGCTCATTAA
- the atpH gene encoding ATP synthase F1 subunit delta, whose amino-acid sequence MLTSKVAKRYAQGLLDFTQESGNTDAVFGEMKDIVKIMSSSKELNQFVNTPIIDAKKKEAIALEIFKDFSPVSKNIIRLVIKQGRESQLRNIAQEFINKVEDIKGTQRISLVTASPLSQENIQKIITDSKMVNISNYDLETIVKPEILGGYILRVGDQQIDASVRTKLGNIKKEFQLN is encoded by the coding sequence ATGTTAACATCTAAAGTAGCTAAAAGATACGCTCAAGGTCTATTGGATTTCACGCAGGAGTCTGGTAACACAGATGCTGTTTTCGGTGAGATGAAGGATATTGTGAAAATCATGTCTTCTTCCAAAGAACTGAATCAGTTTGTGAATACGCCGATCATTGATGCAAAAAAGAAAGAAGCGATCGCTTTGGAGATCTTCAAAGATTTCTCTCCGGTTTCGAAGAACATCATCAGATTGGTCATCAAACAAGGCAGAGAATCTCAGCTTAGAAATATCGCTCAGGAATTCATCAATAAAGTAGAAGACATCAAAGGTACGCAGCGTATCTCTTTGGTAACAGCTTCTCCTTTGTCGCAAGAAAATATTCAGAAGATCATTACGGATTCCAAAATGGTAAATATTTCCAACTATGACTTGGAGACGATTGTAAAACCAGAGATCTTGGGAGGTTATATCCTAAGAGTGGGAGATCAGCAGATCGATGCATCAGTAAGAACAAAACTGGGCAATATTAAAAAAGAATTTCAACTTAATTAA